One part of the Microbulbifer sp. THAF38 genome encodes these proteins:
- the odhB gene encoding 2-oxoglutarate dehydrogenase complex dihydrolipoyllysine-residue succinyltransferase: protein MTIEIKAPTFPESVQDGTVATWHKKPGEAVSRDELIVDIETDKVVLEVVAPADGALSEIIKDEGDTVLSNEVIAKFEEGAGAGAAPAEEKAEAPAAEAAAPAAGDKIAMPSAKKMAAEKGVDLAGVEGSGKGGRVLKEDVMKAGTAPAATAPAAVAEVAVAPGERVEKRVPMTRMRKRIAERLLDASQSTAMLTTFNEVNMKPVMDLRKNYKDLFEKTHNGTRLGFMGFFVKAAVEALKRYPAVNASIDGNDIVYHGYQDIGVAVSSPKGLVVPILRNAENMGLADMENNIRDLGVRARDGKLSIEEMTGGTFTITNGGVFGSLLSTPILNPPQTAILGMHKIQERPMAVNGKVEILPMMYLALSYDHRLIDGKEAVGFLVAIKEMIEDPARILLEV, encoded by the coding sequence ATGACGATCGAGATTAAAGCGCCAACTTTCCCGGAATCCGTTCAGGACGGTACTGTCGCCACCTGGCACAAGAAACCCGGCGAAGCCGTGTCCCGCGATGAACTGATCGTGGATATCGAAACTGACAAAGTGGTACTGGAAGTGGTTGCGCCGGCAGACGGCGCTCTTTCCGAAATCATCAAGGACGAGGGCGATACCGTTCTCTCCAATGAGGTGATCGCCAAGTTCGAAGAGGGCGCCGGTGCCGGTGCCGCCCCGGCGGAAGAAAAAGCCGAAGCGCCTGCCGCTGAAGCTGCAGCGCCCGCTGCCGGTGACAAAATTGCCATGCCGTCCGCCAAGAAAATGGCGGCGGAGAAGGGCGTTGACCTGGCCGGTGTTGAAGGCTCAGGCAAGGGCGGTCGCGTTCTCAAAGAAGACGTAATGAAAGCCGGTACTGCGCCCGCAGCTACCGCGCCTGCCGCTGTTGCCGAAGTGGCAGTGGCTCCGGGTGAGCGCGTAGAGAAGCGTGTACCTATGACCCGCATGCGCAAGCGTATTGCTGAGCGCCTGCTGGATGCCTCCCAGTCCACCGCCATGCTCACCACCTTTAACGAGGTGAACATGAAGCCGGTGATGGATCTGCGCAAGAACTACAAAGACCTGTTCGAAAAGACCCACAACGGCACCCGCCTGGGCTTTATGGGCTTCTTTGTAAAGGCAGCGGTAGAAGCACTGAAACGCTACCCAGCGGTGAACGCGTCTATCGATGGTAACGATATCGTTTACCACGGCTACCAGGATATCGGTGTAGCGGTTTCCTCGCCGAAAGGCTTGGTTGTGCCGATTCTGCGCAACGCCGAGAACATGGGTCTGGCGGATATGGAAAACAATATCCGCGATCTGGGCGTACGTGCCCGCGATGGCAAGCTGTCTATCGAAGAAATGACTGGCGGTACCTTCACTATCACCAACGGCGGTGTCTTCGGTTCCCTGCTGTCCACCCCGATCCTGAACCCGCCGCAAACCGCAATTCTGGGTATGCACAAGATTCAGGAGCGCCCGATGGCGGTAAATGGCAAGGTGGAAATCCTGCCGATGATGTACCTGGCGCTGTCCTATGACCACCGTCTGATCGACGGTAAAGAAGCGGTTGGCTTCCTGGTAGCGATCAAGGAAATGATCGAAGACCCAGCGCGTATCCTGCTCGAAGTTTAA
- the lpdA gene encoding dihydrolipoyl dehydrogenase → MSEKFDVIVIGSGPGGYVAAIRAAQLGLKTACIEKWKNKEGKYVNGGTCLNVGCIPSKALLDSSWKYHEAKDALDVHGIEVGKVKMDVSKMIERKGEIVNKLTGGVAGLFTANKVTSIFGTGRLLANKKVEVTDDEGNSTVYEAENVILASGSVPVNIPPAPVDDKIIVDSTGALEFTKVPKRLGVIGAGVIGLELGSVWNRLGSEVVVLEALDKFLSVMDQQVAKESQKILKKQGLDIRLSCRVTGSEVKGDEVVVTYQDKDGKEHQETFDKLIVCVGRRPYTEGLLSEDAGVKMDERGFIYVNDLCMTSAPGVWAVGDVVRGPMLAHKASEEGVVVAERIAGQKPMMNYDVIPNVIYTHPEIAAVGRTEEQVKADGEPYNVGSFPFAINGRAMAANDTQGFVKIIAHAETDRVLGAHIVGPSAADLVQQVAIAMEFGSSAEDIGMTVFAHPTLSETVKEAALGVNGHAIHTVNRKKRK, encoded by the coding sequence ATGTCGGAAAAATTTGACGTAATCGTAATTGGCTCTGGTCCTGGTGGTTATGTCGCTGCCATCCGTGCCGCTCAGCTGGGCCTGAAAACCGCTTGTATCGAAAAGTGGAAAAACAAGGAAGGCAAATACGTAAACGGCGGTACTTGCCTGAACGTAGGTTGTATTCCCTCTAAGGCTCTGCTGGACAGCTCCTGGAAGTACCACGAGGCCAAAGACGCGCTCGACGTGCACGGCATTGAAGTCGGCAAGGTCAAGATGGATGTGAGCAAGATGATCGAGCGCAAGGGCGAGATCGTCAACAAACTGACCGGCGGTGTAGCCGGCCTGTTCACCGCCAATAAGGTGACCTCCATTTTTGGCACCGGCAGACTGCTGGCCAACAAGAAAGTGGAAGTGACTGACGACGAAGGCAACAGCACCGTTTACGAAGCCGAAAACGTGATTTTGGCCTCCGGTTCTGTACCGGTAAATATTCCGCCCGCTCCAGTAGATGACAAAATTATTGTCGATTCCACCGGTGCGTTGGAATTCACCAAAGTACCCAAGCGTCTGGGCGTGATCGGTGCCGGTGTTATCGGCCTGGAGCTGGGCTCCGTGTGGAACCGCCTGGGTTCCGAGGTTGTGGTTCTGGAAGCCCTGGACAAGTTCCTGTCGGTGATGGATCAGCAGGTCGCCAAAGAATCCCAAAAAATTCTCAAGAAGCAGGGCCTGGATATCCGCCTTTCCTGCCGTGTAACCGGCTCTGAAGTGAAGGGCGACGAAGTGGTCGTCACTTACCAGGACAAAGATGGTAAGGAACACCAGGAAACCTTCGACAAGTTGATCGTCTGTGTGGGCCGTCGCCCTTACACCGAAGGTCTGTTGTCCGAAGATGCCGGTGTGAAGATGGACGAACGTGGATTTATCTACGTCAACGACCTGTGCATGACTTCCGCACCGGGCGTATGGGCGGTCGGCGACGTAGTACGCGGCCCGATGCTGGCACACAAGGCCTCTGAAGAGGGTGTTGTGGTTGCCGAGCGCATCGCCGGCCAGAAGCCGATGATGAACTACGATGTGATCCCCAACGTGATCTACACCCATCCAGAGATCGCTGCGGTTGGCCGCACCGAAGAGCAGGTAAAAGCCGACGGCGAGCCCTACAACGTAGGCAGCTTCCCGTTTGCGATCAACGGTCGCGCCATGGCTGCCAACGATACCCAGGGCTTTGTGAAAATCATCGCTCACGCGGAAACTGACCGCGTACTGGGCGCTCACATTGTTGGCCCATCTGCGGCAGACCTGGTGCAGCAGGTGGCGATCGCGATGGAATTCGGCTCCAGCGCCGAAGATATCGGTATGACTGTATTTGCGCACCCAACCCTGTCCGAGACCGTGAAGGAAGCGGCGCTGGGTGTAAACGGCCATGCGATCCATACCGTAAATCGCAAGAAGCGTAAGTAA